The following proteins come from a genomic window of Micromonospora echinofusca:
- a CDS encoding potassium channel family protein produces the protein MQARNHTRPADRATSWERRTALPLTVLSVIFLVVYAAPILRPDLGEPWQRTCEVATVLIWLTFWADFLVRLRLTDHRRRFLRGHLFDLAVLVLPVLRPLRALRLVTVVLTLSRETETWARGRLAIYVGVTTMLLVLVSALAVLDAEQSATDANIVSFDDALWWAAVTITTVGYGDHYPVTDAGRFVALGLMVGGIGLIGFVTGSLATWIVERVSDKGQAAAATSEDIAVLRAEIAALREQLVPPASRAGDESQRRGEAPQPSR, from the coding sequence ATGCAGGCGAGAAACCACACGCGTCCCGCTGATCGGGCGACGAGCTGGGAGCGCCGGACGGCGCTCCCGCTGACGGTCCTGTCGGTGATCTTCCTTGTCGTCTACGCGGCACCGATCCTCCGACCCGACCTGGGGGAGCCCTGGCAGCGGACCTGCGAGGTCGCCACCGTCCTCATCTGGTTGACGTTCTGGGCCGACTTCCTGGTGCGACTGAGGCTGACCGACCATCGGCGGCGGTTCCTGCGCGGTCACCTGTTCGACCTGGCCGTACTGGTGCTGCCCGTCCTGCGGCCGCTGCGGGCGCTGCGACTGGTCACCGTGGTGCTGACGCTCAGCCGGGAGACGGAGACGTGGGCCCGCGGTCGGCTGGCGATCTATGTCGGCGTGACCACCATGCTGCTCGTACTGGTCTCCGCGCTGGCCGTGCTCGACGCCGAGCAGTCCGCCACGGACGCCAACATCGTCTCGTTCGACGACGCCCTCTGGTGGGCGGCGGTGACCATCACCACCGTCGGCTACGGGGACCACTACCCGGTCACCGACGCCGGACGGTTTGTGGCTCTGGGGCTCATGGTCGGGGGGATCGGCCTGATCGGTTTCGTCACGGGCTCGCTGGCCACCTGGATCGTGGAGCGGGTCTCCGACAAGGGGCAGGCGGCCGCGGCGACGAGCGAGGACATCGCCGTCCTCCGCGCCGAGATCGCGGCCCTGCGCGAGCAACTCGTCCCGCCGGCGTCACGGGCCGGCGACGAATCGCAGCGGCGGGGCGAGGCACCCCAACCCTCCCGCTGA
- a CDS encoding MarR family winged helix-turn-helix transcriptional regulator: MGLYAESDTRSTLGGEELIDGLSALSRALVGITARTLATLDVEVTLSQYRTLVVLASRGPLRTVDLAAALHVHPSTATRTCDRLVRRDLVARHHRPTDRRVALLTLTEAGKTLVGDVMRHRTEEIRRLVQAVATSPQTTAELITSLVIAADEPTEEQWWHRWDRCAVAP; this comes from the coding sequence GTGGGACTTTACGCGGAAAGCGATACCCGGTCGACTCTCGGCGGCGAGGAGCTGATCGACGGGCTCTCGGCCCTCAGCCGCGCCCTGGTGGGAATCACCGCCCGGACGCTGGCGACCCTCGATGTCGAGGTCACCCTGTCGCAGTACCGGACCCTGGTCGTCCTGGCCTCCCGAGGCCCGCTGCGCACCGTGGACCTGGCGGCTGCACTGCACGTGCACCCGTCCACGGCGACGAGGACCTGTGACCGTCTGGTGCGCCGAGACCTGGTGGCCCGGCACCACCGGCCCACGGACCGGCGGGTGGCCCTGCTCACGCTCACGGAGGCCGGCAAGACACTGGTGGGCGATGTCATGCGGCACCGGACCGAGGAGATCCGGCGCCTGGTGCAGGCCGTCGCCACCAGTCCGCAGACGACCGCCGAGCTCATCACCTCGTTGGTGATCGCAGCCGACGAGCCCACGGAGGAACAGTGGTGGCACCGCTGGGATCGCTGCGCCGTGGCGCCCTAG
- a CDS encoding DUF421 domain-containing protein — protein MVLKNPADLLRLLVVAAIVYPALVLILRLSGKRTLSKLNAFDLVVTVALGSTLATILLSRDVSLVEGILALVLLVALQYVVALLGVRWPPSQRLIKARPTMLLRDGQMRHATMRRARVAESEIRQAARSQGTGDLHGLAAVVLETDGSLSVLPRSQLGDGSSLADVVDHAG, from the coding sequence ATGGTGCTGAAGAACCCTGCCGACCTGCTGCGTCTACTCGTCGTCGCGGCGATCGTCTATCCGGCGCTGGTGTTGATCCTGCGGCTGTCCGGCAAGCGGACCCTGTCCAAGCTCAACGCGTTCGACCTCGTGGTCACCGTGGCCTTGGGCTCCACCCTCGCCACGATCCTCCTGTCGCGTGATGTCTCCCTGGTGGAGGGCATCCTGGCGCTGGTGTTGCTGGTGGCGTTGCAGTACGTGGTCGCGCTGCTCGGGGTGCGCTGGCCGCCGTCACAACGGTTGATCAAGGCACGACCGACCATGCTGCTGCGTGACGGGCAGATGCGTCACGCCACCATGCGCCGCGCCCGGGTCGCCGAGAGCGAAATCCGGCAGGCCGCTCGCAGTCAGGGCACCGGTGATCTCCACGGCCTCGCGGCGGTGGTGTTGGAGACCGACGGCAGTCTGAGCGTCCTCCCGCGGTCACAGCTGGGCGACGGCAGCAGTCTCGCCGACGTCGTCGACCATGCCGGGTAG
- the qcrC gene encoding cytochrome bc1 complex diheme cytochrome c subunit: protein MHDSRPGCARPGVPVRFSRARRRAAGIARMVTALVLAGGAYALFAPAAQAQEEPRSSAAAAEGEALFEVGCITCHGRSAGGVEGRGPSLINVGGASVEFQVGTGRMPLARQEAQAQRKPPLYTDEEVRQLAAYIDSLGVGPVVPDDVDALVDEANLARGGELFRVNCSQCHAFGGGGGALSSGKYAPSLYPASDRIIYAAMLSGPQNMPVFGDSTLTPEQKADLIAYIQRVIQTDNDPGGFNLGRYGPSTEGLAVFLVGIVALVFASLWIAGKS, encoded by the coding sequence ATGCACGACTCACGCCCGGGGTGCGCCCGACCGGGGGTACCTGTCCGTTTCAGCCGAGCCCGGCGGCGAGCCGCCGGCATCGCGCGGATGGTTACCGCACTCGTCCTGGCCGGGGGTGCCTACGCGCTGTTCGCGCCGGCCGCCCAGGCCCAGGAGGAGCCACGGTCGAGCGCCGCCGCGGCCGAGGGCGAGGCGTTGTTCGAGGTCGGCTGCATCACCTGCCACGGTCGCAGCGCCGGAGGGGTCGAGGGACGCGGACCCAGCCTGATCAACGTCGGTGGCGCGTCGGTCGAGTTCCAGGTCGGCACCGGCCGGATGCCGCTGGCTCGCCAGGAGGCTCAGGCGCAGCGCAAACCGCCGCTGTACACCGACGAGGAGGTCCGCCAGCTCGCCGCCTACATCGACTCCCTCGGGGTGGGGCCCGTGGTGCCGGACGACGTCGACGCCCTGGTCGACGAGGCCAACCTGGCCCGCGGCGGCGAGTTGTTCCGGGTCAACTGCTCGCAGTGCCACGCCTTCGGCGGCGGTGGTGGGGCGCTCTCCTCCGGCAAGTACGCCCCCAGCCTCTACCCCGCCAGCGACCGGATCATCTACGCCGCCATGCTCAGCGGCCCGCAGAACATGCCGGTCTTCGGCGACAGCACCCTGACGCCCGAACAGAAGGCCGACCTGATCGCCTACATCCAGCGGGTGATCCAGACCGACAACGATCCCGGCGGGTTCAACCTCGGCCGCTACGGTCCGTCCACCGAAGGGCTGGCGGTCTTCCTGGTCGGGATCGTCGCGCTGGTGTTCGCGAGCCTCTGGATCGCGGGCAAGTCGTGA
- the qcrA gene encoding cytochrome bc1 complex Rieske iron-sulfur subunit — protein sequence MTGQRAQQSREPVDVADRSLSRFEVVREGARRDDIEIVHYEPQVAAGSKAERRLARTVAVFFLVAGLAATAFLVVFIWWPWRYQLLGEIEEYYTPLLGTTMGIALLGIGFGVLMWGKKLLPKEVSIQDRHEGAVSADDRAVTGQTMLYMVDEIGVKRRPLLGVSLLAGLVPLGAAAAAPLVGGLIADPHKDDQLFRTGFALADDPGAVTRVRLVREDGRPVRPADLLPGGQVTVFPGIPHGVSNQYADSVTLLIHLRARDALRARENNEQAGKQDWMWGSYIAYSKICTHAGCPASLYEQQTNRLLCPCHQSQFLITDNAKPIFGPASRPLPQLPIEVDDEGFFVATSDYQEPIGPDFWERP from the coding sequence GTGACCGGACAACGCGCCCAACAGAGCCGGGAGCCGGTCGACGTCGCGGATCGGTCGTTGTCCCGCTTCGAGGTCGTACGCGAGGGCGCGCGGCGTGACGACATCGAGATCGTGCACTACGAGCCCCAGGTCGCCGCCGGCTCCAAGGCCGAGCGCCGACTGGCGCGTACCGTCGCGGTGTTCTTCCTCGTCGCGGGACTCGCCGCCACCGCGTTCCTGGTCGTGTTCATCTGGTGGCCGTGGCGCTACCAACTCCTCGGCGAGATCGAGGAGTACTACACTCCGCTGCTCGGGACGACGATGGGCATCGCCCTGCTGGGCATCGGGTTCGGGGTCCTCATGTGGGGCAAGAAGCTGTTGCCCAAGGAGGTGTCCATCCAGGACCGCCACGAAGGTGCGGTCTCCGCCGACGACCGCGCCGTCACCGGACAGACCATGCTCTACATGGTCGACGAGATCGGTGTGAAGCGTCGCCCGCTGCTGGGTGTCTCGCTGCTCGCGGGCCTCGTGCCCCTCGGCGCGGCCGCCGCCGCGCCCCTCGTCGGCGGTCTCATCGCCGACCCCCACAAGGACGACCAGCTGTTCCGCACCGGCTTCGCCCTCGCAGACGACCCGGGCGCCGTCACCCGCGTGCGGCTGGTCCGCGAGGACGGCCGGCCGGTACGCCCCGCCGACCTGCTCCCCGGCGGGCAGGTCACCGTCTTCCCCGGCATCCCGCACGGCGTCAGCAACCAGTACGCCGACTCGGTCACCCTGCTCATCCACCTGCGGGCCCGAGACGCCCTGCGGGCACGCGAGAACAACGAACAGGCCGGCAAGCAGGACTGGATGTGGGGCAGCTACATCGCCTATTCCAAGATCTGCACCCACGCCGGCTGCCCCGCCAGCCTCTACGAACAGCAGACCAACCGGCTGCTCTGCCCCTGCCACCAGTCGCAGTTCCTCATCACCGACAACGCCAAACCCATCTTCGGCCCCGCCAGCCGGCCCCTTCCCCAGCTCCCCATCGAGGTCGACGACGAGGGCTTCTTCGTAGCCACTTCCGACTACCAGGAACCCATCGGCCCCGACTTCTGGGAACGCCCCTGA
- a CDS encoding VOC family protein, translating into MTCHLFAISFAAHEPLPLARFWSGVLGRDLADDPYDGAALLSGDDTAFRIRFLPTRESKAGQNRMHFDLTSASPREQQQTVDRALELGARHIDVGQRPEDGHVVLADPEGNEFCVIEPGNNFLAGCGFVGALACDGSQEVGYFWSEALRWPLVWDQDQETAIQSPLGGPKITWGGPPLMPRTGRQRLHFDLAPPADGDLQAEVERLLSLGATRIDIGQGEVDRAVLADPDGNEFCVLPPR; encoded by the coding sequence ATGACATGTCACCTGTTCGCGATCAGCTTCGCCGCGCACGAACCTCTGCCACTCGCGCGGTTCTGGTCGGGGGTACTGGGCCGGGACCTGGCCGACGACCCGTACGACGGGGCCGCCCTCCTGTCCGGTGACGACACGGCATTCCGGATCCGCTTCCTGCCGACCCGGGAATCGAAGGCCGGCCAGAACCGGATGCACTTCGACCTGACGAGCGCCTCCCCGCGCGAGCAGCAGCAGACGGTGGACAGGGCGCTGGAACTCGGCGCACGGCACATCGACGTCGGCCAGCGCCCGGAAGACGGGCACGTGGTGCTCGCCGACCCTGAGGGCAACGAGTTCTGCGTCATCGAGCCGGGCAACAACTTCCTCGCCGGCTGCGGATTCGTCGGCGCGCTGGCCTGCGACGGCTCGCAGGAGGTCGGCTACTTCTGGAGCGAAGCCCTCAGGTGGCCGCTGGTCTGGGACCAGGACCAGGAGACGGCGATCCAGTCACCGCTCGGCGGTCCGAAGATCACCTGGGGCGGCCCGCCGCTGATGCCGAGGACCGGCAGGCAACGGCTGCACTTCGACCTCGCGCCGCCCGCCGACGGCGATCTTCAGGCGGAGGTCGAGCGCCTGCTCTCCCTCGGGGCGACCCGGATCGACATCGGCCAGGGCGAGGTCGACCGGGCGGTGCTGGCCGATCCCGACGGCAACGAGTTCTGCGTGTTGCCGCCCCGGTAG
- a CDS encoding SDR family NAD(P)-dependent oxidoreductase, which yields MNEQRYAGRVAVVTGAGSGIGQAVARQLAAEGAMVLACDIDAAGLASTVELIEKDGYTATTVTADITRQADVDALIDALPERRVDLLANVAGVMDHFLPVTELDDDTWEHVLAVNLTGPMRLCRAVLPLMRAQGSGAVVNVSSIGGLTGAVAGTAYVASKHGLIGLTRSIANLYAEDGIRANTVCPAGVETNIGRTAAPKVPWAYQRLEKSFGRTTRMAVPAEVSTLVCWLGSPEAVNVNGATITSDGGWTS from the coding sequence ATGAACGAGCAGCGTTACGCCGGACGGGTCGCGGTGGTCACCGGGGCCGGATCGGGAATCGGCCAGGCGGTGGCCCGCCAGCTCGCGGCGGAGGGAGCCATGGTGCTCGCGTGCGACATCGACGCCGCCGGCCTCGCGTCGACCGTGGAGCTGATCGAGAAGGACGGGTACACCGCGACCACGGTCACCGCCGACATCACCCGGCAGGCCGACGTCGACGCGCTCATCGACGCGCTGCCCGAGCGACGGGTCGACCTGCTGGCCAACGTCGCCGGCGTCATGGACCACTTCCTGCCCGTCACCGAGCTCGACGACGACACCTGGGAGCACGTCCTGGCGGTCAACCTCACCGGCCCCATGCGGCTGTGCCGGGCCGTGCTGCCACTGATGAGGGCCCAGGGCTCGGGCGCGGTCGTCAACGTCTCGTCCATCGGCGGGCTCACCGGCGCGGTCGCCGGCACCGCCTACGTCGCTTCCAAGCACGGGCTCATCGGCCTGACCCGCTCCATCGCCAACCTGTACGCCGAGGACGGCATCCGCGCCAACACCGTCTGCCCGGCGGGCGTGGAGACCAACATCGGCCGCACCGCCGCGCCGAAGGTCCCGTGGGCGTACCAGCGACTGGAGAAGTCGTTCGGCCGCACCACCCGGATGGCCGTGCCCGCCGAGGTCTCCACCCTGGTCTGCTGGCTGGGCTCGCCGGAGGCGGTCAACGTCAACGGCGCGACCATCACCTCCGACGGAGGTTGGACCTCCTGA
- the rpsN gene encoding 30S ribosomal protein S14, with product MARRSLGHRQARREILVARHAEARGELKRTVSHPDTDPDVRAEAARRLSRLPRDSSPVRLRSRDQIDGRPRGVLSRFGLSRVRFRELALRGELPGVRKASR from the coding sequence ATGGCCCGCCGGAGCCTCGGCCACCGGCAGGCCCGCCGCGAGATCCTCGTCGCCCGGCACGCCGAGGCGAGGGGCGAGCTGAAGCGGACGGTCAGCCATCCGGACACCGACCCGGACGTACGCGCCGAGGCGGCGCGCCGACTCAGCCGCCTGCCCCGGGACTCCAGCCCCGTACGACTGCGCTCCCGCGACCAGATCGACGGCCGCCCGCGCGGGGTGCTGTCCCGGTTCGGGCTGTCCCGGGTGCGGTTCCGCGAGCTGGCCCTGCGCGGCGAGCTGCCCGGGGTGCGCAAGGCGTCGCGGTGA
- the rpmG gene encoding 50S ribosomal protein L33 has translation MARQTDVRPIVRLRSTAGSGYTYVTRKNRRNDPDRLVLRKYDPVVRRHVEFREAR, from the coding sequence ATGGCCCGGCAGACCGACGTGCGCCCGATCGTGCGGCTGCGCAGCACCGCCGGCTCCGGCTACACGTACGTCACCCGCAAGAACCGCCGCAACGATCCGGACCGCCTCGTGCTGCGCAAGTACGACCCGGTCGTACGCCGGCACGTCGAGTTCCGCGAGGCGCGCTGA
- the rpmB gene encoding 50S ribosomal protein L28: MSRRCDVTGAQPGFGNAVSHSHRRTRRRWNPNLQNHRYWLQSERRWVSLTLTAKALRTVDRRGIERVVAELRARGVKL, from the coding sequence GTGTCCAGACGTTGTGACGTCACCGGCGCGCAGCCGGGTTTCGGCAACGCCGTGTCCCACTCCCACCGGCGCACCCGCCGCCGGTGGAACCCGAACCTGCAGAACCACCGCTACTGGCTGCAGTCGGAGCGACGGTGGGTCAGCCTGACCCTGACGGCGAAGGCGCTGCGGACCGTCGACCGCAGGGGCATCGAGCGGGTGGTCGCCGAGCTGCGCGCCCGAGGGGTGAAGCTCTGA
- a CDS encoding erythromycin esterase family protein — MTLAVQDTAHVVDAANVMRLLPTRPRLLALGEPTHGEHVLLDLRNELFRQLVEQEGYRTIAIESDCLTGLVVDDFVTSGAGSLDEAMARGFSHGWGAFPANRELVRWMRAYNDGRPAAERLRFAGFDGPLEITGAASPRRALSALHAYLAARVDTGLLPCTADTLDRLLGADDGWTSPAAMMDPAESVGQTSEARQLRLLADDLVALLDAQTPQLIAASSRDDWDRARLYGRTAAGLLRYHYWMADTSPSRLARLLGVRDSMMAANLLAVAERGPALVNAHNGHLQRHRSSMRMGGLPLEWWSAGAIVDAHLGEAYAFLATALGTIRHHGVDVPPPDTVEGMLYALPDDRYVVDARWLAAALGDVTPPARVSPWFGYSPLDPAHLGGAEAIVFVRDALAG; from the coding sequence ATGACCCTCGCTGTCCAGGACACCGCCCACGTCGTCGACGCCGCCAACGTCATGAGGCTGCTGCCGACGCGGCCACGGCTGCTCGCCCTGGGCGAGCCCACCCACGGCGAGCACGTCCTGCTCGACCTGCGCAACGAGCTCTTCCGGCAACTCGTCGAGCAGGAGGGCTACCGCACGATCGCGATCGAGAGCGACTGCCTGACGGGCCTGGTCGTGGACGACTTCGTCACCTCGGGCGCCGGAAGCCTCGACGAGGCCATGGCGCGCGGCTTCAGCCACGGGTGGGGTGCCTTCCCGGCCAACCGCGAGCTGGTGCGCTGGATGCGCGCGTACAACGACGGGCGGCCCGCGGCCGAGCGGCTGCGGTTCGCCGGGTTCGACGGTCCGCTGGAGATCACCGGCGCCGCGAGCCCTCGGCGCGCCCTCTCGGCGCTGCACGCCTACCTCGCCGCGCGGGTCGACACCGGCCTGCTTCCCTGCACCGCGGACACGCTCGACCGGCTGCTCGGCGCCGATGACGGATGGACCAGTCCCGCCGCCATGATGGACCCGGCCGAATCCGTGGGGCAGACGTCCGAGGCCAGGCAGCTGCGGCTGCTCGCCGACGACCTGGTGGCGCTGCTCGACGCGCAGACGCCGCAGCTGATCGCCGCGTCCTCGCGGGACGACTGGGACCGGGCGCGGCTGTACGGGCGCACCGCCGCCGGGCTGCTGCGCTACCACTACTGGATGGCCGACACCTCGCCGAGCCGCCTGGCGCGGCTGCTCGGCGTACGGGACTCGATGATGGCCGCCAACCTGCTCGCCGTCGCCGAGCGGGGCCCGGCGCTGGTCAACGCGCACAACGGCCACCTCCAGCGGCACCGCAGCAGCATGCGGATGGGGGGCCTGCCGCTGGAGTGGTGGAGCGCCGGCGCGATCGTCGACGCCCACCTGGGGGAGGCGTACGCCTTCCTGGCCACGGCCCTCGGCACGATCCGCCACCACGGCGTGGACGTCCCACCGCCGGACACCGTCGAGGGGATGCTGTACGCGCTCCCGGACGACCGGTACGTCGTCGACGCCCGGTGGCTGGCCGCCGCCCTCGGCGACGTGACGCCGCCCGCCCGCGTGTCCCCGTGGTTCGGCTATTCGCCGCTGGACCCGGCCCACCTGGGCGGCGCCGAGGCGATCGTGTTCGTCAGGGACGCGCTCGCCGGATAG
- a CDS encoding class I SAM-dependent methyltransferase encodes MSLLGAQMPEGWQWDQTLFRGSAAYYDQGRLPYAPRYAARLAGELGQHGQGRLLDVGCGPGTVTLALAPYFAEAVGVDPDPDMLVEARRRAEGLGVRNASWTEARAEDLPAGLGLFRVVLFAQSFHWTDRERVAATAFEMIEPSGFFVHMSDLKEPPANPLPLPHPAPPFEGIAALVRTYLGAVRRAGQGVLRHGTQSGERAIVEGAGFEGYQRLVVPSGAVVERSADDIVAWVFSRSDSAPHLYGERLDEFERDLRALLREVSPDGVFAEQLPGTEIWYWRKPPE; translated from the coding sequence ATGTCACTCCTGGGAGCACAGATGCCCGAAGGCTGGCAGTGGGATCAGACGCTGTTCCGCGGTAGTGCCGCCTACTACGACCAGGGCCGGCTGCCCTATGCGCCCCGATACGCGGCGCGGCTCGCCGGTGAACTCGGCCAGCACGGTCAGGGTCGGCTGCTGGACGTCGGCTGTGGGCCGGGCACGGTGACGTTGGCGCTGGCACCCTACTTCGCCGAGGCCGTCGGCGTCGACCCGGATCCGGACATGCTCGTCGAGGCGCGCCGTCGCGCGGAGGGTCTCGGTGTGCGCAACGCGAGCTGGACGGAGGCGCGCGCCGAGGACCTTCCGGCCGGCCTCGGGCTCTTCCGGGTGGTGCTCTTCGCCCAGTCCTTCCACTGGACCGACCGCGAGCGCGTCGCCGCCACCGCCTTCGAGATGATCGAGCCGAGCGGCTTCTTCGTGCACATGAGCGATCTCAAGGAGCCGCCGGCGAACCCGTTGCCGCTGCCGCACCCGGCGCCGCCGTTCGAGGGGATCGCCGCGCTGGTGCGCACGTACCTCGGTGCGGTGCGCCGTGCCGGGCAGGGCGTGCTGCGTCACGGCACGCAGAGCGGGGAACGCGCGATCGTCGAGGGCGCCGGGTTCGAGGGGTACCAGCGGCTGGTCGTGCCCTCCGGCGCGGTGGTCGAGCGCAGCGCGGACGACATCGTGGCGTGGGTGTTCTCCCGGTCGGACTCCGCGCCTCACTTGTACGGCGAGCGCCTCGACGAGTTCGAGCGCGACCTGCGCGCGCTGCTGCGCGAGGTCTCGCCCGACGGCGTGTTCGCCGAGCAGTTACCGGGCACGGAGATCTGGTACTGGCGCAAGCCGCCGGAGTGA
- a CDS encoding glycoside hydrolase family protein: MTRTPEGSFSRRALLRGAAAAGMATATTGAGLAATPTPALAGPAGFPTYRYVRDAFDRPLRYNPTGEFIFPCVRGVYDKISGYLGRYYLYYAPHDAPGGICLAYADRLEGPYTEYAGNPVVDRVLPTTTVSHVSSPHVVWDAPTRQFYLYFHGENHTTRVARSTDGIHFTNETPILSTNLVPNTTETSYARVFEHPVAGKGNRYVMVFMGAHTVRPGTRKIFWGWSPNGWNGWQFAPNPLVSPSGDGLTDISAPHLLKRNGTAYLAYHGSSGNMYLTEVGNNFDREVHLGVFHRPIASDNGRVASPTFGTDGGVEYLLYEAGPRLDARICVARAV, from the coding sequence ATGACGCGTACCCCTGAAGGATCCTTCTCCCGACGCGCGCTGCTGCGTGGCGCGGCGGCCGCCGGGATGGCGACCGCGACCACCGGCGCCGGTCTCGCCGCGACGCCCACGCCGGCGTTGGCCGGCCCGGCCGGCTTTCCCACCTACCGGTACGTGCGCGACGCGTTCGACCGACCGTTGCGCTACAACCCCACCGGCGAGTTCATCTTCCCGTGCGTGCGCGGCGTCTACGACAAGATCAGCGGCTATCTCGGCCGCTACTACCTCTACTACGCGCCGCACGACGCGCCCGGCGGAATCTGCCTCGCCTACGCCGACCGCCTCGAGGGCCCCTACACCGAGTACGCCGGCAACCCCGTCGTCGACCGGGTGCTGCCGACCACGACGGTGAGCCACGTGTCGTCGCCGCACGTCGTGTGGGACGCGCCGACGCGGCAGTTCTACCTGTACTTCCACGGCGAGAACCACACGACCCGGGTCGCCCGTTCGACCGACGGCATCCATTTCACCAACGAGACGCCGATCCTGTCGACGAATCTGGTGCCCAACACGACGGAGACCTCGTACGCGCGGGTCTTCGAGCACCCGGTGGCCGGCAAGGGAAACCGTTACGTGATGGTGTTCATGGGTGCCCACACGGTCCGCCCCGGCACCCGCAAGATCTTCTGGGGCTGGTCGCCGAACGGCTGGAACGGCTGGCAGTTCGCCCCGAACCCGTTGGTGTCACCGTCGGGCGACGGGCTCACCGACATCTCCGCGCCGCACCTGCTGAAGCGCAACGGCACCGCGTACCTCGCGTATCACGGCAGCAGCGGCAACATGTACCTGACCGAGGTCGGCAACAACTTCGACCGCGAGGTCCACCTCGGTGTGTTCCACCGGCCGATCGCCTCGGACAACGGTCGGGTGGCGTCGCCGACGTTCGGCACCGACGGCGGCGTGGAATACCTGCTGTACGAGGCCGGGCCCCGCCTCGACGCCAGGATCTGCGTGGCGCGCGCGGTCTGA